From the Methanobacterium sp. BAmetb5 genome, the window AGGATAACTACTTTCCACATTCTCCTTATCAGGTTATTGCCGAGAATAGGAAAATGGGACTGCACACCCTGGTGCTCCTGGATATACAGGCGCACCGTGACTATTACATGACAGCCAATGAAGGACTGAAATACCTTTTACGTGTGGAAAATGAAAGAAATGAGGGAATAATAACCACTGACACTTTGGCAGTGGTGATAGCCAGGGCGGGTTCTCCTGAGCCACTGGTACGTGCCCATCGGGTGGGTGTTTTGGTTGAACAGGATTTTGGTGGGCCACTGCACTGCATGATAATACCCGGTGATCTGCACTTTCTGGAGGCAGAAGGTCTGGTTATCCTGGGAGGAGCACCAGAACATATTCTGCCAGAATAAATCCCAATCAAAAAAATAAAAGACCGGGATTAAAAAATAATCCGAGGATAAATTCAATGTATTTTAGGGATCATAGAAATGGCCAATGATATAGCTGAAAAAAACTTTAATATTGCCCGACCCTACTTGAAATGGGCGGGGGGGAAAACTCAACTACTTTTTGAACTTGAAAAGAGATTACCTCCATCAATAAAGGAAAGCAGGGTTATCGAACGATATGTGGAGCCATTTGTTGGTGGTGGGGCCATGTTCTTCTACCTGAAAAACCATTACCAGGTCCAGGATTCCATTCTCCTGGATGTTAATCCAGAATTAATAATGGCCTACCTGGTTATTCAGCAGGACCCCCACAAACTAATCACTCTTTTAAAAGGTATGGAAGGGGAACATCTTCAGAAGAGTGAAGATGCCCGAAGAGATAACTTTTACCGTATCCGGGCTGAATTCAACCGGAATATGCCCTTGATGAACTACACTGATTATGGTGATGAGTGGATTTCCAGAACTGCCTCTTTGATATTCCTGAATAAAACCTGTTTCAACGGACTCTTTCGTCTCAACAGTAAGGGTGAGTTCAACGTACCCTTCGGCAGGTACAAGAATCCTAACATCTGTGATGAAGTAAACCTGCAAGCAGTTCACCAGGCCCTTCAAAAAACAGAGGTCCGGTGCGCAGATTTCACCCAGGCCAGGCAATACATCAAAGAAGATACTTTAGTGTACATGGACCCACCCTACCGGCCCTTAAACAGCACTTCCCACTTCACCAGTTACTCCCGGGAAAGATTCAGTGACCATGATCAGGAAAAATTAGCCAGATTTTACCAGGAAATGGATTCCCAGGGTGCCTACCTTATTCTGAGTAACAGTGACCCTAAAAATAATGACCCGGCTGATAATTTCTTTGATGAACTGTACCGGGGTTATAAAATAGAACGAGTCCCGGCCAAACGTAACATAAACTCTAACACCGCCAGCCGGGGTGAGATAAAGGAGTTGATCATCCGGAATTTCCAGGAATAAATTGAATATCAAGATTTAAGATGATTATTAAATTCTAATCTAATGATTCTACATAATTTTACAGATCCCTAAAAACCCGTAATATCTGAGGTAAGATATTATTTTAGGATATGGGGATTAATTATCCTAATTAATGAAGTTTAAGTTTATTTAAGGAGGAATTATTTTTGAACTGTGCTTTTTGTCAGGATAAGGATTGTTTCAATGGTAAAGACTGTCTTAAAAATGGAGAAAGAATTAAAAAATTCTACACCAATGATGATATTAAGTTGTTGGAAGCATCTTCTGCAATTGAAGCCCGGTACTATATGGAAAAAACACGAATTGAAGAGCTCATCCTTTTTTCGAGGGAAATGGGTTATGAACACTTGGGACTGGCATTCTGTGTGGGTTTAGAAGGTGAAGCACGCCAGATCGGTGATCTGTTACAGAAAGATTTCAAGGTGGACTCCGTCTGCTGCAAGGTATGTGGTATTGATAAATCAGAATTCAATCTGGAGCAGATTGATAAAAAGAGCTTTGAAGTCATGTGCAACCCGGTTGGACAGGCTAATATTTTGAATGAGAAAAAAACGGAACTTAACATTATAGTGGGACTGTGTATGGGCCATGACATTTTATTTACACAGAATTCCCAGGCTCCAGTCACCACCCTGGTTGTGAAAGACCGAGTACTTGCCCACAATCCGCTGGGTGCAATATACTCCAGATATTACCAGAACAAACTCAAATAAGGATGATCATGGATAAAATTTTATTTAATATTTATTAACGGTTAATCCTCTTCATCCTTTTGGTGTTTATCCAGTTTCTCGATAAACTCACATTTTTCCACATTTTCCAGGGGAAGAAGCACTATTTTCCGTCCACTGTCCTGTGTTGTATAAATAATCTCAATTAAACCTCGGTCTTCATCCATTTCAATGGATTCAACTCCAAATTCTCCACGGCGAAAGTTGTGCACACTTTCATTGATCATAGTCACTTCGATTCGGTCAATCATCTCATCACCATTTGGACTTTGCTATCGGTTCAACTAATACTCCCAACATCCAACTACTACTCATTGATCTGTTCTTCATGGGAAATAAATTTATAATCTGGATTTATGGGAAAACTTTCATCAAAAGGAATCCTATTACTTTATATCTCCATATAACCTATTATCATTTGATTTTTGAATGGGAGGAATTTCAGTGACGGATACAATTATAGAAGCGCGTGATATCACCCGGAATTTCGGTGATTTCCAGGCCGTGGATAAATTAAATTTAAAAATAAAGAAAGGTGAAGTTTTTGGCTTCCTGGGACCCAACGGGGCAGGGAAAACCACTTCAATCAACATGATGGTGGGACTGTTACGCCCCACCAGTGGCCAGGTTTTAATCAATGGCCAGGACGTGGAAGAAGTAAAAAAAGGCACAATCGGTATTTGCCCCCAGGAACTGGTCCTCTGGGACTTTTTAACCTGTAAAGAAAGCCTCCTGCTCATGGGGGACATGTACGAAGTACCCCGGGATGAACTGAAGTTAAGGGTGGAAAAACTCCTGGAAGATCTTTTCCTGCAGGATAAGGCCAACACCGTGGTAAATCAGTTATCCGGAGGCATGAAACGTCGCTTGAACCTGGCAATGGCCGTAGTCCACCAACCAGAAATCGTGGTGCTGGACGAGCCATCCGAGGGCCTGGACCCCCAATCACGGAGGGTTTTATGGAATTACATACGCCACCTGCGAGATGAAGAAGGTAAAACCGTCATCCTGACCACTCACCTCATGGATGAAGCCGACCGGCTTTCGGACCGCATAGCCATAATAGACCATGGTAAACTCCTACGACTGGACACACCATCCAACCTGAAAAAGGAGATAGGAGAAGGGGACGTGGTGGAGATGAAACTCTCGGACCCGGATAAAAATGAAGAAGTAATTGATATCCTGACGGTAATGGATGGAGTGCATTCCGTGGTTAATGTAGAGGACGCCCTGAATGTTCGTGCCCTGGATGCAGTGGGTAAACTCCCCCAAATTATTGATGCCGTGGAAACTAGCGGAGTCCATGTTCTGGACCTTTCAGTACGGCAGAACACCCTGGAAGATGTATTCATAGATTTAACTGGGACTGGATTGCGGGAGTGAGAAGATGAAGTTTATTAGTATAGCCAAAAAGGATTTTAAAGAATTAACCCGTGACCGCCGAGGTTTGGCAATGATATTACTGTTTCCAATGTTTTTCATGCTGGTGTTCGGATTTGCCTTTGGCGGGATGGGTCAGAGCAACGAACCACACAACTTAGCTGTGGTCAACCATGATAAAGGAGCAACCATGCCCCTAACAGGGGAACAGGTGAATTTCGGTAACAACCTCACTAAAATACTGGAGGATTCCCAGTATCAAGATAGTGATGTGCATTTGTTTAACGTCACCACCACCACCGAAAGTGAAGCTGATGGAAAAATCAAGCAGAGGGATGTGGATGCCGAACTGATCATACCGGAAAACTTCTCCCAGTCTGTGGTGGCCCTCATCACCAGCACTTTACAGCAACAGTCCTTAACCAGTACATCAGCATCAACTAACGTTTCTTCAACGTTAGTTATCCGGGGAGACACAGGATATACTGGATTTGGAACCACCCAGGGGATACTAACCGGTGTTCTGGAGCAATATCAGGATAAAATGGTCAGTGAGATACAGATGACAATTACCGGTAGTTCCGGAGTAACCGCTGACACCTACCTCCAGACCAAGGTGGAATCCATTCCAGGAACCGGTTCTTTCACCACCTTTGACTTCATGGCCCCGGGAATGATCGTATTTGCCATACTGCTGTTAACCACCACGGTGGCTGCGGGTCTAACTCGAGAAGTGGAAAAAGGAACCCTTTCCCGTTTAAAACTGTCAAAAATGACTTCATTTGACCTTTTATTCGGAGGATTAATACCATGGTCCCTGGTAGCAGCGGCCCAGGTGATTATCCTCCTGATAGTAGCGGTTTTAATTGGATTTCACTGGCAGGGGGGAATATACACCCTTCTACTGGCTGTTTTGGTGGGAATAATTGGGGGGATAGCCTCTGTTTCTCTGGGGATGATAATAGCGGCTTTCGCCCGTAATGACCGACAAGCAGCCAACCTGGGAACCCTCATCAGTGTTCCCACCAGTTTCCTGGTGGGGGCTTTCTTCCCCTTGCCCCAAGTGGTGATAGCCAACTTCTGGGGGCAGTCATTCCAGCTTTACGACCTCCTGCCCTGGACCCATGTCTTAAGTGCACTGCGATCCACCCTAACCTATGGTGGGGGCTGGGAAACCATTGCCTACCAAGTGGGATGGGCGGTACTACTGACGGTGATCCTGTTTGTCATTGGTGTGGGACTCTTTGCCAAAAACAGATTACAGGCTGAAAACTAAAAATAAGTCTTGTCAGGAAAAAAAGTCTTATCAGGCAAATGAATGTAAATATAATTGTCCATGGATAAGAATGAATTAAAGGAAAACTTGTAAACCAAGGGGGTATAGTGGAATGTCAGAAAAGCACGGCCATAAACACCATGGTAAATCTACCCGGGATATTCTGGACTCTAAACGTGTTTTAGGGGCTGCAGGATTGAATGAAAGTCAAACATTCCTTGATGCTGGTTGTGGGGATGGATTCATCTCCTTAGAAGCATCAAAGGTGGTGAAGGATAGGGGAAAAGTCTATGCCCTGGATGCCTATCAACCCAGTCTGGATACACTGAAAAAAGAAATCAACGAACTTCAAATAGGAAATATGGAGGTCGTAAATGCGGACATGACTTTAAACATCCCCTTGGGGGATGATCTCATTGATGTCTGCGTCATGGCCAATGTACTGCATGGTTTTGCCACTGAAGGTACTTTAAAACCTGTTTTAAATGAAATCAGAAGGGTTTTGAAGCCAGGAGGGACCTTTGCCGTGGTAGAGTTTATCAAAGCAGACGGACCTCCCGGACCACCATATGATGTACGTTTAACTCCAGAACAGGTGGAAAGTATTCTGGAAGACCATGGATTTACCATTGGGGGAACAGCCGAAGTAGGTAGTTACCATTACTTGGTGAAATCCTTTAAAAAATAAATCCTTGTAAAATCAAAAAAAGATTCCTATTTGGAATCTCTTATTTTCCATTTTTTTAGATTTTAGATTTTCTATTCCCTTTTTTAATTATTCAATGCACTCTCTTTTTTAGTAAGTAGATAGATCCCATTAGTCTAATTTTAATTACTGAGTACTTTACTTTAAAAAAATAGGAGTATGGATGGTTTAATCAATATAAAGGAGTGTAACTATCCACAAAATCCCCATAATCCCGGTCTAAAATTCGCAAGGTGGACATGGCCTCTGGTGAAGAGCAGCACCGTTCTTCCACCAGGTTACGCAGGGTTCCATTCTGGATATGGGCCCTCACTTCCCTTAAAACAAAGTCCAGATATTCCCGGTTTTGTTTTTTCAGTTCTGCAGGATTCATATCATACAGGGAGTACTGTTTAAGGTTGTAATTGTTATGGGGGGTGGTCATCACTCCGGTCTGGGCATAAAAATCTGCAGCTGACTCTCCGAATAAGTCCACACCCAGATAGACCAGTAATGGTACAAAATTCAGTTCAGTGAAGGAGAAGTAAAGGGCGGAGTTGGGGCTCATGTTCTCCCGTAGACTGGTGATGATCTTCAACAGATCCCGGGGGTTCCTTAAAAGTTCTTCGGGATTTGCCACCAGAAAAAGCCGGTATCCCATATCTTCCAGTGCCCTGGCACATTCAAGGCGCAGGTCCTGATATTTAGCACCATGAATCACCGCCATTCGGTCAACATCTCCGTTTTCTGCACTTTTTAAAGTTTCTTTAACAGACCATTCTGCCATTTCCCTAGGCACATCATAGGGTAGTGGAGTATCCGGTACCAGTGAATCTTTAACTATTTTTAGAATATTCGGTGTTTCCATGGCCTGGTACTTTCCCTGACGGGCAGGTCCGTCGTGTAATTTTAGTTCTAACATGTGATCAGTCATTTTACAATGAATTAAGTTGGTTCCTAAATGAATTTATATTATATTTCTATCTATGTTTAGTTTAATATGAGTTTATCCTGAAAACTTGACTCCACCGAGTGTAACCCAAAAGGTTACACTAACCTAATTTTTAGCAACCTTTATATAGCCCAATACCCAAGACTTTTAACTGGAAATCACATGGTTTTCCAGAAAAACCGTAGGATGACCGGGGCGTGAATATAATGAGCTTTTTAGATCGCTTAAAAAATGTATTTAGTGGCGGAGAAGAGCCCGAAAAGAAAGATAAAGCAGCAAAATCAGAGACTGAAAAGCCCCCGGTTGAAAAAGAAACAAAAACACAAGAAACCGTCGAAGACAAAGCAGGAAAAACCAAAACAGAGACTCCAGTTGAAGAGAAGCCGGTGGAAACACCAGCCGAAGAGAAACCAGTGACTGGGGAAAAATCCCCAAAAACAGAAGAACCAGAGCCAAAAAAATCAAAACAAGATACAGAGACTCAAGATAAACCGGAAATGGCTGAAGCTGAACAACCAGTTAAAGCAAAAGAACCTAAAAAAGATAGGAGTGAAAGCATGACTTTACTGCAACCTGATGAAAATCTAATTACCCGTGCAGATGTAGATGAAAATTTCAAACAAGAAATCATGGATGCTGGCGCAGAGTCAGTAGCCGTATGTTTCCAGTGCGGTACCTGTACTGGTGCCTGCCCATCCGGAAGGAGAACCCCTTACCGGATAAGAGGAGTAGTCCGAAGGGCTGTAATGGGATTAAAAGAAGATGTCATATCTGATGACTCCATCTGGATGTGTACCACCTGTTACGAATGTCAGGAAAGATGCCCCCGAGGAATTAAAATCGTGGACATCGTGAAGATCATCCGTAACCAGGCTGCACAGGCAGGATACATGGCCCAGTCCCACAAAATGACTGGATTATTCGTTACCAAAACCGGCCACGGTGTGCCTATCAACGACGCCACCATGGCACTGAGAAAGAGTGTTGGTCTAGATGAACTACCACCAACCACCCACCAGTTCCCAGAAGCATTGGAAGAAGTACAAAAAATAATCAAAGCCACTGGTTTCGACAACCTCATTGGCTACAACTGGGAAACAGGAGAACTAGAATAAGGTGATAAAAATGGCATTCGCATATTTCTTAGGATGTATAATGAACAACCGATACCCTGGAATTGAAAAAGCAACCAGGATCATGTTTGACAAGCTGGACATCGAACTACAGGACATGGAAGGAGCATCATGCTGCCCAGCACCAGGGGTATTTGGATCTTTCGACCGAACCACCTGGGCTACCATCGCTGCCCGAAACATAACCATCGCTGAAGATCAGGGTAACGACATCATGACCGAATGTAACGGTTGTTTCGGATCACTGTTCGAAACCAACCACCTGCTTCACGAAGACGCAGAAATGAAGGAAAAAGTTAACGATATCCTCGCAGAAACTGCCGATCGTGAATACAAAGGTGAAATAAACGTTCGACACTTTGCTGAAATCTTATACAACGATGTAGGTCTGGATAAACTCTCTGAAGCAGTTTCCAACCCATTAAACCTCAACGTTGCTGTGCACTACGGTTGCCACTTCTTAAAACCAAGTGCAGAAATCGGTATCGATGACCCAATCCAGCCAACCATCCTGGATGAACTGGTAGAAGTCACCGGAGCAAAATCCGTACCTTACAAAGACAAAATGATGTGCTGTGGAGCAGGCGGAGGTCTACGTTCCCGTGACATCGATGTTACACTATCATACACCCGTGAAAAACTACAGAACATGAAAGAAGCAGGAGTAGACGCCATAGTCAACGTCTGCCCATTCTGTCACCTGCAGTTCGACGTGGGCCAGACTGAAGTGAACAAAAAATACGGTGAAAACTGGGATATACCTGTCTTCCACTTAGCTCAGCTCTACGGACTGGCAATGGGAGTCAGCAAAGACGAATTAACCGTCGACGCACACCAGATCAGTGCCGACCCTGCCCTGGCAAAACTGGATGAAATCACCGGTGGAGAATAAGATTTTATTTTCCCCTATTTTTTTTATCCATAACTTTTTTATTTTTAAAATACCAAAACTAAATACTGATTTTAATTAAAATTTAATGAAATATTACACGAGGTGTTCTTTTGTTTGTAGCCACTCTAGCCGGAGTTTTTAAATTCGCTGAATTACCGGAAAAGTACGGTCCTTTCGTACAGTACAAAGCATCCCTAGAAGATAAAACTATCAAAGATACTGATGACATTGCCATTCTAGATATTTCTGGCACTGAAAGCGTTCATGTGCTCTTTTTAGACTCATACCAGAGTATAAAAGAGATTGATGATGAACTTAAGGCGGCCGATGCCAAACTAAACCACAGTTCCAAACAGGTTCTGGAAGGTTACCTATGAGTGAATTACCAGCAGAACAAACCTGGCTGGTGCTAGTGGAACTTCTCACTGACCTTCGCAAAAAAGGAATAGAGGTCCCTAAGGAAATCACCAAAAACATCCAGATGGCCAAAACCACCATTAACTTCTATAAAGTGGACCCCACTGATCCCCAGAGACAGGGTGCAGTCAAACAGATAAACGAATTCCTAACATCTGCCCAGAATTCTCTGATGGAACTGGCCGAAGAACTCGGTTCAGAATACACAAAACAGTGGCTGGATAAACTGTTAAGAGCTTCCCGGGGAGAAGTAGTATATCCTCAGAAGAAAACAGATTCTAAATTTGTGGTTGGTGCTCCTTCCGGGTTTTCTATGGTTAGGATGAACCTTAAAGGCCCTTTATCCGAGGATAGAGTTCAGGAAATAGCTGAATACGAGAATGTTATCATTGAATTTGAAGAGGACCACCTGCTGGTAGTCTACGGAGACAAAAAAAACATAATAAAAAGCCTTCAGGAACTATCCTCCTTTTTCAAGGAACAGCTGGATGAGGCCGAACCATAAACAGTCAAATGCCCATCATAATAATAGATTTGGTGGCATTAAACTCAATTTTTACAGATTAAAACCTAAGGTAAGACCATGAAAATCCTTGCAGTTAGTGATCTCCACGGTGACATAAAACCCATTACCCGTTATCTTCAAGAAAACAAAGCGGATCTAATAATCATTGCCGGTGACATAACTCATTTCGGACCCCCAGAACTTGTTGAAGAACTTTTAAATGAAATCAGTTCATTTGGAATACCTGTAATGGCCATACCCGGAAACTGTGATCCCGAATCTTTCCATGTTAACATTGATCAGTCCCAGGCCACAAACATCCATGCCCGCAACGTTATCATTAGGAATATAGGGATATGTGGTTTCGGCGGTTCAAATCCAACTCCCTTTGACACTCCCCTTGAATTTGAGGAGGTGCAGATCTACGATGAGGCAAAAAGAGCCATAGAAGGGATAGGGGGGCAGGAGATAACCCTCTTCATAACCCACGCCCCACCCTATAATACGAAAACTGACCTGTTGCCTTCTGGATCCCATGTGGGAAGTAAGAGCCTGCGCAAGATAATAGAAGAGGTACAACCGACCCTGAATATTTGCGGCCACATACACGAAGCCAGTGGCATTGATAAAATTGGTAACACCACCATAGTCAACCCCGGACAGTTATCCCATGGTCAGGCCTGTTTAATCCAGATCCCGGATGCTTCGGGAGCAGAAGAAATCAATACAGAAATAATAAAACTTTAAAGTCAACAATTGCTTTTCTATAGGGGAAGGGAATAGAAAAATCCATAGAGTAAATGATTTAAATGATGTTGACAAATAATATGTTGATTTTTTAATATTTCTACAATCCCCCATAATTTGAGGTAGGTAACTATGATAATGGTTGAAGGAGAAGTAAGTGGCAAAAAATACCGGGAACCCTTTTCTAAAGGAGTTCTAGCCAGGTCCCTAACCCGTGCAGAGATGGACCCCAACAAGGCCTACACTTTCTCTTCCCAGATTGAAGCCCAGCTCAAAAAAGAGGGTGTTAAATTAATAAAACTGGATGATCTGGTTAACGTCGTCCGTCAAAGGCTTAAAGAAGAGGACAGCGAAGTGGCAGTCCAGTATGGCCTATGGAAAAGGATAAGAAAATGTCAGGACCCCCTGGTTATTCTCATCGGGGGTTCATCAGGAGTGGGAACTTCCTCCATAGCATTCGAAGTGGCCAACCGACTGGGAATCCGTAACATGATCAGTACCGACATGATACGAGAAGTAATGCGAAAAATCGCATCTAAAGAACTCTTACCCACCATCTATGAATCCAGCTACACTGCCTACCGATCCCTGCGCATACCCCCACCACCAGAACTGGATGAGGTGTTAATAGGTTTCAGGGACCATGTAGACACAGTTAGCGTGGGTGTGGAAGCAGTTATAGAACGATCCATAACCGAGGGTATTAGTATTGTAATTGAAGGAGTTCACATAGTGCCGGGATTCATCAGAGAAGACCTGGTTTCCCGGGATAATGTGCACATGTTTATTCTAACCCTGGAAGACGAAGAAGTTCATAAAGGCAGATTTTACTCAAGATGCAGGCAACAGTGGGCTAGAAGACCACTGGAAAGATACATGAACTACTTTGGTGCAATCAGGAGAACTCACAAATACTTTGAGAGTCAGGCCAACAAGTACCATATTCCAGTCATAGAAAACATTGACATCACTACTACCATTGAATCGATTATTGAAGACATTACCAAAACCTATGGAAGTGAAGACCATGTTAAAGAAACTGAAGGTTAAGGATGTAATGAGTCATGAAGTTGTAACTGTTCCCCCTACAGAAGACGTTGTATTTGCCTTTGAAAAGCTGATGAAACATAAGATAAGTTCACTGCCAGTGGTAAATGACGATGAGAAACTGGTGGGAATTGTCACTGCCACGGATCTCGGTCATAACCTGATACTGGACAAATATGAGCTGGGAACCACGGTGGGAGAAGTTATGGTTCAACAGGTGATATATGTATCTCCTGAAGATAATTTAGTCACCGCAGTGCGCAAAATGCATGAATACGGGTCAGATGATGGGATTATTAACCAGTTACTGGTTCTGGATAACCATGAACTGGTGGGAATTGTCTCTGACGGAGATATCATCAGCTCCCTTGAAGTATAAATTGGAAATTTATTCTTTTCCATTTAAACCTATTCTTTTCCATTTAAACCTATTCTTTTTATCTGAGACTATTTTTTCAGGGGTATTCTATCAAAAATTAAAAAAGGTAAAAAAAGAAAAGGATAAGACCTTAAAGTCAGTGTTAACTTTCATTCTGGGGAGTAACCCTTGGTTTGAAGGAATCACACAAACTGGGGAACTTCTTAACATATTCTGTTTCCAGTTTTTCAATGATCTCCTCTTCAATCTCCGGACTCTTCTCAACAGAAACTGTAAAAGAATCAGAGCTAAGGTTTACCTTTATTTGTTCTTCTCCGATATTAAACTCCATGGGGATTGATTTACCCTCATCCAGTGTTTGGACCATGTCGGCCATGATGGCCTTACTGATCTTAAGTAACTTATCACCCTGGGGAGTGTAAGTTTCATTTTCAGTTTCTATCCTTTTTATTCGGAAAGGAGCGCACCCTTCCGTCCGGGCAGCCTTACGGTTGGTCCAGAATAGGGTTACCATGACTTTCTTCTCATTATCCATTCCACTTTCAAATTCCAGTGACTTCATCCCAATCCCCCTCCAAGTATTGCCATGTTACGGTTAGTCCTTTATTCAATCTTTAGGTAAAAAATAATATAGGGAGTAAGTTTACATCCCCTTGATCTTCTGGGCCAGCTCCTGACCTATCTGGTAACATTTATCCAGTTCATCACTGGTGGGCACGTAGTTTATCTCGTATTTGTCCATTATTTCAAAGCCACATTTTTCCAGTGTACCCGCTACCTTTTCCACGGCTTTACCACTCCATCCTTTGGATCCGAAGGTAACTGCCAGTCGTTTAAGTCCGGTGCGCTGGAAACTCAGCCCCTCCAGGTAGTAAAGCAGGTCCCCCGCTGAGGGGTAGGGTCCGTTGAAAATAGTGGGAATCCCTAAAAGCAAGGCTTTACTGTCCAGAATGTCGTTAACCATTTCACTACGCTCATCGGTGTGCATGAAGTACAGGGCCACATCCACACCTTCACTCATCAGTCCCTCGGCCAGGGCATGGGCCATTGTACGGGTGGAGTAATGCATGGTATCGTAGATAATGGTAGCTTTATCTTTACACTGGCCAGTGGCCCAGTTGGTGTAGGCAGTGAGAATTTTACCCGGGTCGGTCCAGATCTGGCCGTGGGAAGGTGCGATCATTTTGATCTTATCCAGCAGCCCCAGTTCCTGAACCTCTTCCAGTTTACGTACCACCAGCATGGAGGCCGGTGTCACCAGGTTGGCGTAGAATTTCTGGGCAGCATTCATCAACACGTATTCAGGTATTTCATGGTCGAATCTCTGTCTAAAGCAGAGGTGCTGGCCAAAGGCATCATTGGAGAACAGTATACCTTCATCCAGGAGGAGGGTGAACATACTATCTGGCCAGTGAAGCATCTTGGCATCCAAGAAGGCCAGTGTCCGACCACCCACTTCCAGGGTGTCCCCGGTTTTAACTGGACGAAAATCAGCACCTTCCAGTCCAGGATAATGCTGTTTCAGACCGTTTATGGCCACCTGGCTGCAGTAAATGGGAGATTCTGGGAATCGTTTATGGATCTCGGTTAAGGCCCCACTGTGGTCCTTTTCAATATGGTTCTGGATAATCACATCCACCTTCACTTCCCTGTTTTCCTGATTAAAGGCATCCTCTATTCTACCCCATAGCTGAG encodes:
- the hdrB gene encoding CoB--CoM heterodisulfide reductase subunit B, whose protein sequence is MAFAYFLGCIMNNRYPGIEKATRIMFDKLDIELQDMEGASCCPAPGVFGSFDRTTWATIAARNITIAEDQGNDIMTECNGCFGSLFETNHLLHEDAEMKEKVNDILAETADREYKGEINVRHFAEILYNDVGLDKLSEAVSNPLNLNVAVHYGCHFLKPSAEIGIDDPIQPTILDELVEVTGAKSVPYKDKMMCCGAGGGLRSRDIDVTLSYTREKLQNMKEAGVDAIVNVCPFCHLQFDVGQTEVNKKYGENWDIPVFHLAQLYGLAMGVSKDELTVDAHQISADPALAKLDEITGGE
- a CDS encoding ATP-binding cassette domain-containing protein — translated: MTDTIIEARDITRNFGDFQAVDKLNLKIKKGEVFGFLGPNGAGKTTSINMMVGLLRPTSGQVLINGQDVEEVKKGTIGICPQELVLWDFLTCKESLLLMGDMYEVPRDELKLRVEKLLEDLFLQDKANTVVNQLSGGMKRRLNLAMAVVHQPEIVVLDEPSEGLDPQSRRVLWNYIRHLRDEEGKTVILTTHLMDEADRLSDRIAIIDHGKLLRLDTPSNLKKEIGEGDVVEMKLSDPDKNEEVIDILTVMDGVHSVVNVEDALNVRALDAVGKLPQIIDAVETSGVHVLDLSVRQNTLEDVFIDLTGTGLRE
- a CDS encoding archaeosine tRNA-ribosyltransferase; its protein translation is MLELKLHDGPARQGKYQAMETPNILKIVKDSLVPDTPLPYDVPREMAEWSVKETLKSAENGDVDRMAVIHGAKYQDLRLECARALEDMGYRLFLVANPEELLRNPRDLLKIITSLRENMSPNSALYFSFTELNFVPLLVYLGVDLFGESAADFYAQTGVMTTPHNNYNLKQYSLYDMNPAELKKQNREYLDFVLREVRAHIQNGTLRNLVEERCCSSPEAMSTLRILDRDYGDFVDSYTPLY
- a CDS encoding class I SAM-dependent methyltransferase, which encodes MSEKHGHKHHGKSTRDILDSKRVLGAAGLNESQTFLDAGCGDGFISLEASKVVKDRGKVYALDAYQPSLDTLKKEINELQIGNMEVVNADMTLNIPLGDDLIDVCVMANVLHGFATEGTLKPVLNEIRRVLKPGGTFAVVEFIKADGPPGPPYDVRLTPEQVESILEDHGFTIGGTAEVGSYHYLVKSFKK
- a CDS encoding DNA adenine methylase translates to MANDIAEKNFNIARPYLKWAGGKTQLLFELEKRLPPSIKESRVIERYVEPFVGGGAMFFYLKNHYQVQDSILLDVNPELIMAYLVIQQDPHKLITLLKGMEGEHLQKSEDARRDNFYRIRAEFNRNMPLMNYTDYGDEWISRTASLIFLNKTCFNGLFRLNSKGEFNVPFGRYKNPNICDEVNLQAVHQALQKTEVRCADFTQARQYIKEDTLVYMDPPYRPLNSTSHFTSYSRERFSDHDQEKLARFYQEMDSQGAYLILSNSDPKNNDPADNFFDELYRGYKIERVPAKRNINSNTASRGEIKELIIRNFQE
- a CDS encoding ABC transporter permease, translated to MKFISIAKKDFKELTRDRRGLAMILLFPMFFMLVFGFAFGGMGQSNEPHNLAVVNHDKGATMPLTGEQVNFGNNLTKILEDSQYQDSDVHLFNVTTTTESEADGKIKQRDVDAELIIPENFSQSVVALITSTLQQQSLTSTSASTNVSSTLVIRGDTGYTGFGTTQGILTGVLEQYQDKMVSEIQMTITGSSGVTADTYLQTKVESIPGTGSFTTFDFMAPGMIVFAILLLTTTVAAGLTREVEKGTLSRLKLSKMTSFDLLFGGLIPWSLVAAAQVIILLIVAVLIGFHWQGGIYTLLLAVLVGIIGGIASVSLGMIIAAFARNDRQAANLGTLISVPTSFLVGAFFPLPQVVIANFWGQSFQLYDLLPWTHVLSALRSTLTYGGGWETIAYQVGWAVLLTVILFVIGVGLFAKNRLQAEN
- a CDS encoding DUF1847 domain-containing protein, yielding MNCAFCQDKDCFNGKDCLKNGERIKKFYTNDDIKLLEASSAIEARYYMEKTRIEELILFSREMGYEHLGLAFCVGLEGEARQIGDLLQKDFKVDSVCCKVCGIDKSEFNLEQIDKKSFEVMCNPVGQANILNEKKTELNIIVGLCMGHDILFTQNSQAPVTTLVVKDRVLAHNPLGAIYSRYYQNKLK
- the hdrC gene encoding CoB--CoM heterodisulfide reductase subunit C, with amino-acid sequence MSFLDRLKNVFSGGEEPEKKDKAAKSETEKPPVEKETKTQETVEDKAGKTKTETPVEEKPVETPAEEKPVTGEKSPKTEEPEPKKSKQDTETQDKPEMAEAEQPVKAKEPKKDRSESMTLLQPDENLITRADVDENFKQEIMDAGAESVAVCFQCGTCTGACPSGRRTPYRIRGVVRRAVMGLKEDVISDDSIWMCTTCYECQERCPRGIKIVDIVKIIRNQAAQAGYMAQSHKMTGLFVTKTGHGVPINDATMALRKSVGLDELPPTTHQFPEALEEVQKIIKATGFDNLIGYNWETGELE